Proteins from a single region of Bradyrhizobium diazoefficiens:
- a CDS encoding TetR/AcrR family transcriptional regulator, translating into MTLVSEHIEGDTRDRILEVAERLFRQIGYQKTTVGDIAKELRMSPANVYRFFESKKAIHQAVARSLMGEVELEAQRIVARPGPVLPRFRELLTTINRMNTERYVGDSKLHEMVEIAMQEDWDVCVTHMECIARVIGQMIAQGAATGEFEAPDLQLASLCACTAMMRFFHPQMIAQCATKPGPTIDQMIDFVIAGLSPRH; encoded by the coding sequence ATGACACTGGTTTCGGAACACATCGAAGGCGACACCCGGGATCGTATTCTCGAGGTGGCCGAGCGGCTGTTCCGCCAGATCGGCTATCAGAAGACCACGGTCGGGGATATCGCCAAGGAGCTCCGCATGAGCCCCGCTAACGTCTATCGCTTTTTCGAATCGAAAAAAGCGATCCACCAGGCGGTGGCCCGTTCGCTGATGGGTGAGGTCGAGCTCGAAGCGCAGCGGATCGTGGCGCGGCCCGGTCCGGTACTCCCGCGCTTCCGCGAGCTGCTCACCACCATCAACCGCATGAACACTGAGCGCTATGTCGGCGATTCCAAGCTGCATGAGATGGTCGAGATCGCCATGCAGGAGGACTGGGACGTCTGCGTCACCCATATGGAGTGCATTGCCAGGGTGATCGGCCAAATGATCGCCCAAGGGGCCGCCACCGGCGAATTCGAGGCGCCGGACCTGCAACTGGCCTCGCTCTGCGCCTGCACCGCCATGATGCGCTTCTTCCACCCCCAGATGATCGCCCAGTGCGCCACCAAGCCGGGCCCGACCATCGACCAGATGATCGATTT